In Proteus vulgaris, one DNA window encodes the following:
- a CDS encoding helix-turn-helix domain-containing protein, with the protein MKDEILKTSEAAKELKTTPRTVAYLISKGELKGRKVGRGYRTTRSAVLDYINSPEQTHDANKDNLNGGRLCQSNNETEYGTVISLHRQGRELENLLAQKTRSKRRSCMTN; encoded by the coding sequence GTGAAAGATGAAATATTGAAAACATCAGAAGCCGCCAAGGAGTTAAAAACAACACCTAGAACAGTTGCTTATCTTATTTCTAAAGGAGAGTTGAAAGGTAGAAAAGTTGGCCGAGGTTATAGAACCACCAGATCTGCTGTGCTTGATTATATAAATAGCCCAGAGCAAACTCATGATGCGAACAAGGATAATCTAAACGGAGGTAGATTATGTCAATCAAACAACGAAACGGAATATGGCACTGTCATTTCTTTACACCGTCAGGGAAGAGAATTAGAAAATCTCTTGGCACAAAAGACAAGAAGCAAGCGCAGGAGCTGTATGACAAATTAA
- a CDS encoding tyrosine-type recombinase/integrase yields MKQRNGIWHCHFFTPSGKRIRKSLGTKDKKQAQELYDKLRAESWRNEQLDELPQRTFEECCIRWIREKENKKTLDDDKTKIEYFLTKFSGRAISSITADEIYESVSCMENRKHRQIWEARKEAAIKKGVEPPRYTPKQVSLSTRSQYLSFIRSLLRAATNDWRWMETCPSIKTNKPLSKRIRWLTKDEASRLIQCMPESIKPIVTFALATGLRRSNIINLEWQQVDMQRRVAWVNPEDAKGGKAIGIALNDTACKVLRDQIGKHSRYVFVHTESKKRPDGTMTPQIRKMRVDDNSGWRSGLKRAGIENFRFHDLRHTWASWLIQSGVPLTALQEMGGWESIEMVRRYAHLAPNHLTEHARKIDDVFNDNDTNTTQSKNQVGLKLA; encoded by the coding sequence ATCAAACAACGAAACGGAATATGGCACTGTCATTTCTTTACACCGTCAGGGAAGAGAATTAGAAAATCTCTTGGCACAAAAGACAAGAAGCAAGCGCAGGAGCTGTATGACAAATTAAGGGCTGAGTCATGGAGGAATGAGCAATTAGATGAACTCCCTCAGCGCACATTTGAAGAGTGCTGTATTAGATGGATCAGAGAAAAGGAGAATAAAAAAACCTTAGATGATGATAAAACAAAAATAGAATATTTTTTAACAAAGTTCTCAGGAAGAGCAATATCAAGCATTACTGCTGATGAAATATACGAATCTGTTTCTTGCATGGAAAACAGAAAGCATCGTCAAATATGGGAGGCAAGAAAAGAGGCGGCTATAAAAAAAGGTGTAGAGCCACCAAGATATACGCCTAAACAAGTTAGCTTATCCACAAGAAGTCAGTATCTATCTTTTATCAGATCGCTACTAAGGGCTGCAACTAATGATTGGCGATGGATGGAGACTTGCCCATCAATAAAAACCAACAAGCCATTAAGTAAGCGCATACGCTGGCTAACTAAGGATGAAGCAAGCAGGTTAATTCAGTGTATGCCAGAAAGTATCAAGCCAATAGTTACATTTGCACTAGCTACGGGGTTGAGACGATCAAATATCATAAATTTAGAATGGCAACAGGTTGATATGCAAAGACGTGTAGCATGGGTAAATCCAGAGGATGCCAAAGGTGGTAAGGCAATTGGCATAGCTCTGAATGATACCGCATGTAAAGTTTTAAGAGATCAGATAGGAAAGCATTCAAGATATGTCTTTGTTCACACGGAGTCAAAAAAACGCCCTGACGGCACAATGACACCTCAAATCAGGAAAATGAGAGTTGATGATAACAGCGGTTGGAGATCTGGATTAAAAAGAGCTGGTATCGAAAACTTTCGTTTCCACGATTTAAGGCATACTTGGGCAAGTTGGTTAATTCAATCTGGCGTGCCACTTACAGCATTACAAGAAATGGGGGGCTGGGAAAGTATAGAAATGGTAAGAAGGTATGCTCATTTGGCGCCAAACCATTTGACAGAGCACGCACGTAAAATTGATGACGTTTTTAATGATAACGACACAAATACGACACAAAGCAAAAACCAAGTTGGATTAAAATTAGCGTAA
- the folD gene encoding bifunctional methylenetetrahydrofolate dehydrogenase/methenyltetrahydrofolate cyclohydrolase FolD has product MSAKIIDGKSIAQTIRSEVAEKVKQRINAGKRAPGLAVILVGDNPASQIYVGSKRRACDEVGFISRSYDLPDTTSEADLLNLIDQLNEDNTIDGILVQLPLPAGIDNVKVLERIRPDKDVDGFHPYNVGRLCQRAPKLRPCTPRGVVTLLERCHIPMNGLNAVIIGASNIVGRPMSLELLLAGCTTTVTHRFTKDLRFHVEHADLVVVAVGKPNFIPGEWIKPGAIVIDVGINRLESGKVVGDVEFEVASQRAGWISPVPGGVGPMTVATLIQNTLQACEEYHDPETGNN; this is encoded by the coding sequence ATGTCAGCAAAAATTATAGATGGGAAATCGATTGCGCAGACCATCAGAAGCGAAGTTGCCGAAAAAGTAAAACAACGTATTAATGCAGGAAAACGTGCACCTGGTTTAGCTGTTATTTTAGTGGGTGATAACCCAGCATCACAGATTTATGTCGGAAGTAAACGCCGAGCTTGTGATGAAGTTGGTTTTATTTCTCGCTCTTATGATTTACCTGATACTACCAGTGAAGCTGATTTATTAAACCTTATCGACCAGCTTAATGAAGATAACACCATTGATGGTATTCTCGTTCAACTCCCCTTACCTGCCGGAATTGATAACGTTAAAGTACTAGAACGTATTCGTCCAGATAAAGATGTGGATGGTTTTCATCCATACAATGTCGGTCGCCTATGTCAACGTGCACCCAAATTACGCCCTTGTACACCTCGCGGTGTTGTCACACTACTAGAACGTTGTCATATCCCTATGAATGGTTTAAACGCAGTTATTATTGGTGCGTCAAATATTGTGGGTCGTCCAATGAGCCTAGAGCTCTTACTTGCGGGCTGTACAACAACGGTTACTCATCGTTTTACTAAAGATTTGCGTTTTCATGTTGAACACGCTGATCTCGTCGTTGTAGCGGTAGGTAAACCTAACTTTATCCCCGGTGAATGGATTAAACCTGGTGCTATTGTCATTGATGTCGGTATTAACCGCCTTGAAAGTGGTAAAGTGGTTGGCGATGTTGAATTTGAAGTCGCTTCACAACGCGCAGGTTGGATCTCGCCAGTCCCTGGTGGTGTCGGTCCAATGACAGTCGCCACACTTATTCAAAACACTTTACAAGCATGTGAAGAGTATCACGACCCTGAAACAGGAAATAATTAG
- the ybcJ gene encoding ribosome-associated protein YbcJ, with amino-acid sequence METFQLDGHDYVELCDLLKLQGWTESGAAAKSVIAEGLVSVDGVVETRKRCKIVDGKVVTFGEFSVSVSK; translated from the coding sequence ATGGAAACATTTCAATTAGATGGGCACGACTATGTCGAGCTTTGTGATTTATTAAAACTTCAAGGTTGGACTGAAAGCGGAGCTGCCGCTAAAAGTGTCATTGCTGAAGGCTTAGTTAGCGTCGATGGCGTAGTTGAAACCCGTAAACGTTGTAAAATCGTTGATGGGAAAGTTGTCACCTTTGGTGAGTTCTCGGTCAGTGTCAGCAAATAA
- the fruK gene encoding 1-phosphofructokinase: protein MKRRVATITLNPAYDLVGLSNPIELGEVNRVKTAGFHAAGKGINVAKVLKSLGVDVTVGGFLGKENQDGFQKEFSDSGIANRFQMVEGRTRINVKLTEPNGKVTDFNFSGFEITKQDWARFVNDTLSWAGQFDMICVSGSVPSSVDLNDFTAWMTRLRSECMCLIFDSSRDAFVAGLKASPWLVKPNHHELEIWAGRPLPELSDVVQAAQALRQQGIAHVVISLGEQGAMWVNASGAWMATPPKCDVVSTVGAGDSMVGGLIYGLMMRQTSEHTLRLATAVSALAVSQTNVGIHDREQLAKMMAEVKLTPLKL, encoded by the coding sequence ATGAAACGCAGAGTTGCGACCATCACACTTAACCCTGCTTATGATCTTGTTGGTTTAAGTAATCCTATTGAGCTTGGTGAAGTTAATCGTGTTAAAACAGCAGGTTTTCATGCTGCAGGTAAAGGTATTAACGTTGCTAAAGTCTTAAAAAGCCTCGGCGTTGATGTCACTGTTGGCGGATTTTTAGGTAAAGAAAATCAAGATGGGTTTCAAAAAGAGTTTAGTGATTCAGGTATTGCAAACCGTTTTCAAATGGTTGAAGGCCGTACTCGCATTAATGTGAAACTTACTGAGCCTAATGGCAAAGTTACTGATTTTAATTTTTCTGGTTTTGAAATTACAAAACAAGATTGGGCTCGTTTCGTGAATGACACACTAAGCTGGGCGGGTCAATTTGATATGATCTGTGTCAGTGGTAGTGTGCCTTCTAGCGTTGATCTTAATGATTTCACCGCATGGATGACTCGTTTACGCAGTGAATGCATGTGTTTGATCTTTGACAGTAGCCGAGATGCTTTTGTCGCAGGGTTAAAAGCCTCTCCTTGGCTTGTTAAACCTAATCATCATGAATTAGAAATTTGGGCTGGCAGGCCTTTACCTGAACTATCTGATGTTGTACAAGCCGCACAAGCATTACGCCAACAAGGTATTGCTCACGTTGTGATTTCATTAGGTGAGCAAGGTGCAATGTGGGTAAATGCATCTGGCGCATGGATGGCAACACCGCCTAAATGTGATGTTGTCAGCACCGTAGGTGCCGGTGATTCTATGGTTGGCGGCCTAATTTATGGACTGATGATGAGACAAACTAGCGAGCATACATTACGTCTTGCAACTGCCGTTTCTGCTCTTGCAGTAAGTCAGACCAATGTTGGTATTCATGACCGCGAACAATTGGCAAAAATGATGGCAGAAGTAAAATTAACCCCTCTAAAATTATAA
- the cysS gene encoding cysteine--tRNA ligase, which translates to MLKIFNTLTRQKEEFKPIHAGKIGMYVCGITIYDLCHIGHGRTFVAFDAITRYLRYLGYDVNYVRNVTDVDDKIIKRAIENNETCEQLTTRMLAEMHKDFDALNIARPDSEPRATHHIAEIIELTETLIKRDHAYVAENGDVMFAIDTDPDYGLLSRQDLEQLQAGARVEVANVKRNPMDFVLWKMSKPGEPSWESPWGAGRPGWHIECSAMNGKELGCHFDIHGGGSDLMFPHHENEIAQSTCAHDGPYVNYWMHSGMVMVDKEKMSKSLNNFFTIRDVLAYYDAETVRYFLLSGHYRSQLNYTEENLKQARTALERLYTSLRGTDANAQPTGGEAFEALFIEAMNDDFNTPEAYSVLFDLAREVNRLKSVDMNKANGLAAVLRKLAKVLGLLEQDPEAFLQSSAKADDAGEVEKIEALIQQRNDARKNKDWAAADVARDALTAMGIVLEDGPQGTTWRRNN; encoded by the coding sequence ATGCTAAAGATTTTTAATACTCTCACTCGCCAAAAAGAAGAATTTAAACCTATCCATGCAGGGAAAATAGGTATGTACGTGTGTGGCATCACTATTTATGACCTGTGTCATATTGGTCATGGACGTACATTTGTGGCTTTTGATGCCATAACCCGTTATCTGCGTTATTTAGGTTATGATGTTAATTATGTGCGTAACGTAACGGATGTGGATGATAAAATCATCAAACGTGCGATCGAGAATAATGAAACATGTGAGCAATTAACAACTCGTATGTTAGCTGAAATGCATAAAGATTTTGATGCATTAAATATTGCTCGTCCTGATTCAGAGCCTCGTGCGACACACCATATTGCTGAAATTATTGAATTAACGGAAACGTTAATCAAACGTGATCATGCTTATGTTGCTGAAAACGGTGACGTTATGTTTGCGATTGACACCGATCCTGATTATGGATTGCTTTCTCGTCAAGATTTAGAACAACTGCAAGCAGGCGCTCGTGTTGAAGTGGCTAACGTGAAACGTAATCCTATGGACTTCGTTTTATGGAAAATGTCTAAGCCGGGTGAACCAAGTTGGGAGTCTCCATGGGGAGCGGGTCGTCCTGGTTGGCATATTGAATGTTCTGCAATGAACGGTAAAGAGCTAGGATGCCATTTTGATATTCATGGTGGTGGTTCTGATTTAATGTTCCCACATCATGAAAATGAGATTGCTCAATCAACTTGTGCTCATGATGGCCCATATGTAAATTATTGGATGCATTCCGGTATGGTGATGGTAGACAAAGAAAAAATGTCTAAGTCACTTAATAACTTTTTCACCATTCGTGATGTATTAGCTTATTACGATGCTGAAACGGTGCGTTATTTCTTATTATCCGGCCATTATCGTAGCCAGCTTAACTACACAGAAGAAAATCTAAAACAAGCACGTACCGCTTTAGAGCGTCTCTATACGTCATTACGTGGTACTGATGCTAATGCACAACCTACTGGTGGCGAAGCGTTTGAAGCACTGTTTATAGAAGCAATGAATGATGACTTCAATACACCAGAAGCGTATTCAGTATTATTTGATTTAGCGCGAGAAGTAAATCGCTTAAAAAGCGTGGATATGAATAAAGCTAACGGTTTAGCTGCGGTGTTACGCAAATTAGCTAAAGTATTAGGTCTGTTAGAGCAAGATCCTGAAGCTTTTTTACAAAGTAGTGCTAAAGCAGACGATGCTGGTGAAGTTGAAAAAATTGAAGCTTTAATTCAACAACGTAATGATGCACGTAAAAATAAAGATTGGGCTGCTGCTGATGTTGCGCGTGATGCATTAACTGCGATGGGAATTGTTTTAGAAGATGGCCCTCAAGGAACAACTTGGCGTCGTAATAATTAA
- the ppiB gene encoding peptidylprolyl isomerase B: MVTFHTNYGDIVINTFADKAPATVENFLDYCKEGFYDNTIFHRVINGFMIQGGGFEPGMNQKATKAPVRNEANNGLANNRGTLAMARTNDPHSATAQFFINVADNDFLNFRAENANGWGYCVFAEVVEGMDVVDKIKAVSTGRSGFHQDVPREDIIIKSVTVSE, from the coding sequence ATGGTTACTTTTCATACCAATTACGGCGATATCGTGATTAATACATTTGCAGACAAAGCACCTGCAACCGTAGAAAATTTTTTAGACTACTGTAAAGAAGGATTCTACGATAACACTATCTTCCACCGTGTCATCAATGGCTTTATGATCCAAGGTGGTGGTTTTGAACCTGGTATGAACCAAAAAGCAACCAAAGCACCTGTTAGAAACGAAGCAAACAATGGACTTGCAAATAATCGTGGTACATTAGCGATGGCTCGTACTAACGATCCACATTCCGCGACTGCACAATTTTTTATTAACGTTGCAGATAACGATTTCTTAAACTTCCGTGCTGAAAATGCGAATGGTTGGGGATATTGTGTCTTCGCTGAAGTTGTTGAAGGAATGGATGTTGTCGACAAAATTAAAGCGGTTTCTACAGGTCGTAGCGGTTTCCACCAAGATGTTCCTCGTGAAGATATCATCATTAAAAGTGTAACGGTTAGCGAATAA
- the lpxH gene encoding UDP-2,3-diacylglucosamine diphosphatase: protein MCTLFIADLHLSEHEPAITAGFLRFLKEQAIHAKALYILGDFFDFWIGDDDPNPLHQQIAQALMTLKNAGIPCYFIHGNRDFLIGSRFAKESGITLLPQEKVLKIYQHHILILHGDTLCTDDEAYQRYRKKVHNKFIQRLFLLLPLFVRLRIADKMRSRSQHENQYKSDAIMDVNPQAVIDTFKHFNTQWMIHGHTHRPAVHTVQIEGKTHYRGVLGAWHTEGSMFKVTAEKIELIHFPF, encoded by the coding sequence ATGTGTACGCTTTTTATTGCAGACCTGCATTTAAGTGAACATGAACCGGCAATCACTGCCGGTTTTCTTCGCTTTCTAAAAGAGCAAGCCATTCACGCTAAAGCGCTCTATATCTTAGGCGATTTTTTTGATTTTTGGATAGGTGATGATGATCCTAATCCTTTACATCAACAAATTGCTCAAGCGCTAATGACACTAAAAAATGCAGGTATTCCCTGTTATTTTATTCATGGAAATCGTGATTTTTTAATTGGCTCTCGTTTCGCAAAAGAGAGTGGTATCACTCTACTTCCTCAAGAAAAAGTGCTCAAAATTTACCAACATCATATCTTGATTTTACATGGTGATACACTTTGCACGGATGATGAGGCTTATCAACGTTACCGTAAAAAAGTGCATAATAAATTTATACAGCGCCTATTCTTATTATTGCCTCTATTTGTTCGACTACGAATTGCCGATAAAATGCGCTCTCGTAGCCAACACGAAAACCAATATAAATCAGATGCAATTATGGATGTTAACCCACAAGCTGTAATTGATACCTTTAAACACTTCAATACACAATGGATGATCCACGGACATACACACCGACCAGCTGTTCATACTGTCCAGATTGAAGGAAAAACGCACTATCGTGGTGTATTGGGTGCTTGGCATACCGAAGGTTCTATGTTTAAAGTCACCGCTGAAAAAATAGAACTGATCCATTTTCCCTTTTAA
- the purE gene encoding 5-(carboxyamino)imidazole ribonucleotide mutase — protein MSSHVGLNTDFPRIAIVMGSKSDWATMSHAADVLDALHIPYHVEIVSAHRTPDKLFSFAENAKSNGFDVIIAGAGGAAHLPGMLAAKTLVPVFGVPVQSAALSGVDSLYSIVQMPKGIPVGTLAIGKAGAANAALLAAQILALHSPAILDALTAWRTAQTDDVLNNPDPREAL, from the coding sequence ATGTCTTCTCACGTTGGTCTAAATACCGATTTTCCTCGTATCGCCATTGTTATGGGATCTAAAAGTGACTGGGCAACCATGTCTCATGCTGCTGATGTATTAGATGCACTGCACATTCCTTACCATGTTGAGATTGTCTCTGCACACCGCACCCCTGATAAGTTATTTAGTTTTGCTGAAAACGCAAAAAGTAATGGCTTTGATGTCATTATTGCAGGTGCCGGAGGAGCAGCCCATTTACCTGGAATGCTTGCAGCTAAAACGTTAGTGCCAGTGTTCGGTGTTCCTGTTCAAAGTGCAGCATTAAGCGGTGTTGATAGCCTCTATTCAATCGTGCAAATGCCAAAAGGTATTCCAGTAGGAACCTTAGCGATTGGCAAAGCGGGTGCTGCCAATGCGGCTTTATTAGCGGCTCAAATTTTGGCGTTACATTCTCCTGCTATTTTAGACGCACTGACTGCATGGCGCACAGCACAAACCGACGATGTATTAAATAACCCAGACCCAAGAGAGGCACTATGA
- the purK gene encoding 5-(carboxyamino)imidazole ribonucleotide synthase, whose product MKPVCVLGNGQLGRMLRQAGEPLGIAVYPVGLDAEPEAVPYQKSIITAEIERWPETALTKELERHTNFVNRDIFPLLADRLPQKQLLDELSLATAPWQALTSPAQWPDIFSQLGDFIIVKRRVGGYDGRGQWRIHPGEEQQLPAEIYGECIVEQGIPFSGEVSLVGARDKKGHCVFYPLTHNLHQDGILRMSVALPTPDPELQQSAEKMLTSILDKLDYVGVMAMECFIVGNKLLINELAPRVHNSGHWTQNGASISQFELHLRAILDLPMPKPEVCQPAVMVNLIGTDINPQWLSLPLVHLHWYEKEVRPVRKVGHLNLVHRDNQPLKDTLKSLNLMLDDTYQKPIQWALEKLS is encoded by the coding sequence ATGAAACCGGTTTGTGTCCTTGGAAATGGTCAATTAGGTAGAATGTTAAGACAAGCAGGTGAACCTTTAGGTATTGCTGTTTACCCTGTAGGATTAGATGCAGAACCTGAAGCTGTTCCCTATCAAAAGAGCATTATTACTGCAGAAATTGAACGTTGGCCAGAAACAGCATTAACAAAAGAATTAGAACGTCATACTAACTTTGTTAACCGTGATATTTTCCCTTTACTTGCAGATAGATTGCCTCAAAAACAACTTCTTGATGAACTAAGCCTAGCTACTGCACCTTGGCAAGCCTTAACATCCCCAGCACAATGGCCTGATATTTTTTCTCAGTTAGGTGATTTTATTATCGTGAAACGTCGTGTTGGTGGTTATGATGGCCGCGGACAATGGCGAATTCACCCAGGTGAAGAACAACAATTACCCGCTGAAATTTATGGTGAATGCATTGTTGAGCAAGGTATTCCCTTTTCTGGTGAAGTGTCCTTAGTTGGAGCCAGAGATAAAAAAGGTCATTGTGTATTTTATCCTTTAACACATAACCTTCATCAAGATGGCATTTTACGTATGAGTGTTGCATTACCAACACCTGACCCAGAATTACAACAATCAGCAGAAAAAATGCTGACATCTATTCTTGATAAACTCGATTATGTCGGTGTAATGGCAATGGAGTGTTTTATTGTCGGTAATAAATTACTCATCAACGAATTAGCACCACGAGTTCATAACAGTGGACATTGGACACAAAATGGCGCCTCAATTAGCCAATTTGAGTTACATTTACGTGCAATCTTAGATTTACCGATGCCAAAACCTGAAGTTTGCCAACCCGCAGTGATGGTTAATTTGATTGGTACTGATATCAATCCTCAATGGCTTTCATTACCTTTAGTGCATTTACATTGGTATGAAAAAGAAGTTCGCCCTGTGCGTAAAGTGGGTCATCTCAATCTTGTTCATCGTGATAACCAACCGCTGAAAGACACACTTAAATCATTGAATCTTATGCTTGATGATACCTATCAAAAACCCATCCAATGGGCTTTAGAAAAATTAAGCTAG
- a CDS encoding MFS transporter — MQATQQSFGPIYQWSMLILLGLVYFLATATTFTSLGVVLPSMISELEWNWTQAGLGFTLLGLTCGLASFLPTLLIRKLSVRFTLLIGLIIFVSGFYFLYETYTIARYFLGTALLGIGFTLLATVPGTYVISRLFEKQSFAFGVYFTIGGLGGVAGPWIYFLATHLWHTWRMHWLISAITLTVITLFTILFLREGSKEQEHAKRISQLQSTKRIYQTKEIWTARHALRTWQFYVIAATYTAFLWCGITVNSFAVAHIIENGFGETIAATLLSSMAFINAFSRLAGGAIGEWLEPKKLLIASLSIIIIGLLALSMANSWVYLILFTVCVGIGYGMTFLASSILLANYFGRSPYLELFSVMNLISTLACLAPFFAGAIKDISGSFTPAFLILTVPVLLILAVTLFMKPPTYPKFQHASEHKK, encoded by the coding sequence ATGCAAGCCACACAACAGAGTTTTGGACCCATTTATCAGTGGAGTATGCTGATATTACTGGGTTTGGTCTATTTTTTAGCTACCGCAACCACATTTACATCTTTGGGTGTCGTTCTTCCTAGCATGATAAGTGAGCTAGAATGGAATTGGACACAAGCGGGCCTTGGTTTTACGTTATTAGGATTAACCTGTGGTCTTGCTAGTTTTTTACCCACCTTACTTATTCGTAAATTAAGTGTTCGCTTTACCCTTCTTATTGGGCTGATCATTTTCGTTAGCGGTTTTTATTTTCTTTATGAAACCTACACCATTGCACGATATTTCCTTGGTACAGCATTATTAGGTATTGGTTTTACCTTACTTGCAACAGTACCCGGAACTTATGTAATTTCTCGCTTATTTGAAAAACAATCTTTTGCCTTCGGTGTTTATTTTACTATTGGCGGATTAGGTGGTGTAGCGGGGCCTTGGATCTACTTTTTAGCCACACATTTATGGCATACATGGCGTATGCATTGGCTTATTTCAGCGATTACGCTTACCGTTATTACTCTTTTCACTATTCTCTTTTTACGAGAAGGAAGTAAAGAGCAAGAACATGCTAAAAGAATTAGCCAACTCCAAAGCACAAAACGCATCTATCAAACTAAAGAAATTTGGACGGCACGCCATGCTTTGAGAACATGGCAATTTTATGTTATCGCTGCCACTTATACCGCTTTTTTATGGTGCGGTATTACCGTTAATAGTTTTGCTGTTGCTCATATTATTGAAAATGGCTTTGGTGAAACCATTGCCGCAACCTTATTAAGTAGCATGGCATTTATCAACGCTTTCTCACGCTTAGCCGGTGGTGCGATTGGTGAATGGCTAGAGCCTAAAAAATTACTTATTGCTAGTTTAAGTATTATCATTATTGGGCTGTTAGCACTCAGTATGGCAAACTCTTGGGTTTACCTGATCCTGTTTACGGTTTGTGTCGGTATCGGCTATGGCATGACCTTTTTAGCATCAAGTATATTACTGGCTAACTACTTTGGTCGCTCTCCTTACCTTGAACTATTTTCAGTCATGAATTTAATTTCGACTCTTGCTTGTTTAGCGCCGTTCTTTGCAGGTGCAATAAAAGACATATCAGGAAGTTTTACTCCTGCATTCTTAATTTTAACCGTACCTGTACTATTGATCCTAGCGGTAACACTCTTTATGAAACCACCGACTTACCCTAAATTTCAGCATGCTAGTGAACACAAAAAATAG
- a CDS encoding mechanosensitive ion channel family protein: MNDALIIKYSIGVGIALACFVGFVAVSLFHDKKKKRRRNIIIHISQAIFLCSLVIILSQYCEMAVVDFNLHFISFRMINFFTYVGIALVLMRKFFLLINRLEQSQIKKGSDPTSARIISRIFKISLFVIIILLFGEHFGMSLSGLMTFGGLGGIAIGMASKDVLSNLFSGVMLYFDRPFNIGDWVRSPDRNIEGTVVEIGWRITKIITFDHRPLYIPNSIFSSISVENPGRMTNRRIETELGLRYEDSDKIGVIVEDIRTMLMQNDKIDTQQTLLVYFNQFADSSLNIMVYCFTKTTVWAQWLEAQQEVYLKMIEIVHKHGADFAFPSQTIYIEKSSSTPQ; encoded by the coding sequence ATGAATGATGCATTAATAATAAAATACTCAATAGGTGTAGGGATTGCTTTAGCCTGTTTTGTTGGTTTTGTCGCCGTCTCTCTTTTTCATGACAAAAAGAAAAAACGTCGTAGAAATATTATTATTCATATTAGCCAAGCCATCTTCCTTTGTAGTTTAGTGATTATCTTAAGCCAATACTGTGAAATGGCTGTTGTTGATTTTAATCTCCATTTTATCTCTTTTAGGATGATTAACTTCTTTACTTACGTTGGCATCGCCTTAGTTTTAATGCGTAAGTTTTTCTTACTTATTAATAGACTAGAGCAATCACAGATCAAAAAAGGTAGTGATCCCACTTCTGCCCGTATTATTTCTCGGATATTTAAAATCAGCCTTTTTGTCATCATCATCTTATTGTTTGGTGAACATTTTGGTATGAGCTTATCTGGCTTAATGACTTTTGGCGGATTAGGTGGTATTGCCATTGGTATGGCAAGTAAAGATGTGCTCAGTAACCTTTTTTCTGGGGTTATGCTCTATTTCGATCGCCCTTTTAATATTGGTGACTGGGTGCGCTCACCTGATCGTAATATTGAAGGTACGGTAGTAGAAATTGGTTGGCGTATTACTAAAATTATTACCTTCGACCATCGACCTCTTTATATTCCTAACTCAATTTTTTCCTCCATTAGTGTTGAAAATCCGGGACGAATGACTAATCGACGTATTGAAACTGAACTCGGTTTACGTTACGAAGATTCAGATAAAATTGGTGTGATCGTTGAAGATATTCGCACCATGCTAATGCAAAATGACAAAATTGATACGCAACAAACTTTGCTAGTCTATTTTAATCAATTCGCAGACTCTTCACTCAATATCATGGTGTATTGTTTTACCAAAACAACTGTCTGGGCACAGTGGCTTGAAGCTCAGCAAGAAGTCTATTTGAAGATGATTGAGATTGTGCATAAACATGGCGCTGACTTTGCATTCCCATCTCAAACAATTTATATCGAAAAATCATCTTCTACCCCACAATAA